In Xanthomonas sp. SI, the following are encoded in one genomic region:
- a CDS encoding septal ring lytic transglycosylase RlpA family protein: MNPNALLRIVPVVALLALAACSSAPKKTAGGGAAAPGVRVEGRGPAHVATGCPSTSPYAPAKEDPSTRGNYTAGGLYAPGVSDSTPDYVPNVACIPEPLVTNEPRSAVGNRSPYMVLGREYKIIDDPHSYVERGTASYYGSKFHGRLTSNREVYDMYAFTAAHKTLPLPSFALVTNLDNGESVVVRVNDRGPFHDDRVIDLSYAAAVKLGITGKGTGRVEVRGLTPADNGNLLASRRTGKQVATGTALASATAAGSAAQTAAARRATDMDNLVKALPAKPATVVAAASVPARNTTVSSTAAPSAASASAAAAALPEGERWRYRVLADADTAANADHFDDWMKSRGVRVATGKPAKVDATVAATQAPPRRATAAAAPAPTATTVAAAAPAPAVSATRAAVDNAAARGPLGILLQVASFASRENANRALSQLASAGIVGASVSDIVSGGRTLWRLRVAAEDHGRATELASRIAGLGFGRPQIVKD, translated from the coding sequence ATGAACCCGAACGCGCTGCTCCGGATCGTTCCCGTCGTCGCCCTGCTGGCGCTGGCCGCCTGCAGCAGCGCCCCGAAGAAGACCGCCGGCGGCGGCGCCGCCGCGCCCGGGGTCAGGGTGGAAGGCCGCGGCCCGGCGCATGTCGCCACCGGCTGCCCGTCCACCTCGCCCTACGCACCGGCCAAGGAAGATCCGTCCACGCGCGGCAACTACACCGCCGGCGGCCTGTACGCGCCGGGGGTCAGCGACAGCACCCCGGACTACGTGCCCAACGTGGCCTGCATCCCCGAGCCGCTGGTCACCAACGAGCCGCGCTCGGCGGTCGGCAACCGCTCGCCGTACATGGTGCTGGGCCGCGAATACAAGATCATCGACGACCCGCACAGCTACGTCGAACGCGGCACCGCCTCGTACTACGGCAGCAAGTTCCATGGCCGGCTGACCTCCAATCGCGAGGTCTACGACATGTACGCGTTCACCGCCGCGCACAAGACCCTGCCGTTGCCCAGCTTCGCCCTGGTCACCAACCTGGACAACGGCGAATCGGTGGTGGTGCGGGTCAACGACCGCGGCCCGTTCCACGACGACCGGGTCATCGACCTGAGTTACGCGGCGGCGGTCAAGCTCGGCATCACCGGCAAGGGCACCGGCCGGGTCGAAGTGCGCGGGCTGACCCCGGCCGACAACGGCAACCTGCTCGCCTCGCGGCGGACCGGCAAGCAGGTCGCGACCGGCACCGCGCTGGCCAGCGCGACCGCAGCGGGCAGTGCCGCGCAGACCGCTGCGGCGCGCCGCGCCACCGACATGGACAACCTGGTCAAGGCCTTGCCGGCCAAGCCGGCCACCGTCGTCGCTGCGGCCAGCGTACCGGCGCGCAACACCACCGTGTCCAGCACTGCCGCGCCCAGCGCCGCCAGCGCGAGCGCGGCGGCCGCCGCTTTGCCGGAAGGCGAGCGCTGGCGCTACCGGGTGCTGGCCGATGCCGACACCGCGGCCAATGCCGACCATTTCGATGACTGGATGAAATCGCGCGGCGTGCGCGTGGCGACCGGCAAGCCGGCCAAGGTCGATGCGACCGTGGCCGCCACGCAGGCACCGCCGCGACGCGCCACCGCTGCCGCCGCGCCGGCGCCCACCGCGACCACCGTCGCGGCCGCGGCACCGGCGCCTGCCGTGTCGGCGACCCGCGCGGCCGTCGACAACGCCGCGGCGCGCGGCCCGCTCGGCATCCTGCTGCAGGTGGCCAGCTTCGCCAGCCGCGAGAACGCCAACCGCGCGCTGTCGCAGCTGGCCTCGGCCGGCATCGTCGGCGCCAGCGTCAGCGACATCGTGTCCGGCGGGCGCACCTTGTGGCGGCTGCGGGTCGCCGCCGAGGACCATGGCCGCGCCACCGAGCTGGCCAGCCGCATCGCCGGCCTCGGCTTCGGGCGTCCGCAGATCGTCAAGGACTGA
- a CDS encoding carboxy terminal-processing peptidase — MKFKASVFLLAFALTTPLALFARTDAPALPAASTADQSTTAKLVYGLLSDSRYAYRPRALDEATSKEVFKKYLETLDGSKQFFTQADVDKFAAFQANLGSNIAAGQLEPAFQVFAVYRQRVDERIGYARKLLKQDFDFNGSEKFEYDRKDVPWPKDNQELDELWRKSVMNDWLRLKLAGKKPEDIRKTLDKRYANLADSVKELKSEDVFQFFMNAYTNTVDPHTDYFTPRTAENFNQQMSLSLEGIGAQLQKQDDMVVIREVIPGGPAAVDGTLKPGDRIVGVGQGKSGQVEDVIGWRIDDVVAKIRGDKDTQVRLEYIPAEAGVDGKHRQLLLTRQKVRLAEQAAKGETITLPAKDGEPARRVGVIKLPAFYQDFEGRRRNASDYASATRDVAKLLAGFKTDKVNGVVLDLRNNGGGSLDEAIELTGLFIEQGPVVQVRESGGRVTVNSDDNPAVAWDGPLAVLINRGSASASEIFAGAIQDYGRGLIIGETSFGKGTVQNIVDLDRWPANETDRFGQVKLTIAQFFRVSGSSTQHKGVVPDIAFPASVDATEFGESTYPNALPWTRIAAVPHTQYGNFAPLLPKLETLHASRIASDKEFQWWEEDVQQFRTEAAKKYVVLNEAERRAEREKQDVQRKQRQEMRKQLGLPLDPLADDSSDDGLTGNERDIIKDAAREKLVDKRPDPLLRESASILADALNLLEKDHPLSVQVLPQSTGPGRWAD; from the coding sequence ATGAAATTCAAAGCTTCCGTCTTCCTGCTGGCGTTCGCGCTGACCACGCCGCTGGCGCTGTTCGCCCGCACCGACGCGCCCGCGCTGCCGGCGGCCTCGACCGCCGACCAGTCCACCACCGCCAAGCTGGTGTACGGGCTGCTCTCCGACAGCCGCTACGCCTACCGGCCGCGCGCGCTCGACGAGGCGACCTCGAAGGAAGTCTTCAAGAAGTACCTGGAGACGCTGGACGGCAGCAAGCAGTTCTTCACCCAGGCCGACGTGGACAAGTTCGCCGCGTTCCAGGCCAATCTCGGCAGCAATATCGCCGCCGGCCAGCTGGAGCCGGCGTTCCAGGTGTTCGCCGTGTACCGGCAGCGCGTGGACGAGCGCATCGGCTACGCGCGCAAGCTGCTCAAGCAGGACTTCGATTTCAACGGCAGCGAGAAGTTCGAGTACGACCGCAAGGACGTGCCGTGGCCCAAGGATAACCAGGAGCTGGACGAGCTGTGGCGCAAGTCGGTGATGAACGACTGGCTGCGGCTCAAGCTCGCCGGCAAGAAGCCCGAGGACATCCGCAAGACCCTGGACAAGCGCTACGCCAACCTCGCAGATTCGGTGAAGGAGCTGAAGAGCGAGGACGTGTTCCAGTTCTTCATGAACGCCTACACCAACACCGTCGATCCGCACACCGACTACTTCACCCCGCGCACCGCCGAGAACTTCAACCAGCAGATGTCGCTGTCGCTGGAAGGCATCGGCGCGCAGTTGCAGAAGCAGGACGACATGGTGGTGATCCGCGAGGTCATCCCCGGCGGCCCGGCCGCGGTGGACGGCACGCTGAAGCCGGGCGACCGGATCGTCGGCGTCGGCCAGGGCAAGTCCGGCCAGGTCGAGGACGTGATCGGCTGGCGCATCGACGACGTGGTGGCCAAGATCCGCGGCGACAAGGACACCCAGGTACGTCTTGAGTACATTCCGGCCGAGGCTGGCGTGGACGGCAAGCACCGCCAGTTGCTGCTGACCCGGCAGAAGGTGCGCCTGGCCGAACAGGCCGCCAAGGGCGAGACCATCACCCTGCCGGCGAAGGACGGCGAACCGGCGCGGCGCGTCGGCGTGATCAAGCTGCCGGCGTTCTACCAGGACTTCGAAGGCCGCCGCCGCAACGCCAGCGACTACGCCTCGGCGACCCGCGATGTGGCCAAGCTGCTGGCCGGCTTCAAGACCGACAAGGTCAATGGCGTGGTGCTTGACCTGCGCAACAACGGCGGCGGCTCGCTGGACGAGGCGATCGAACTGACCGGCCTGTTCATCGAGCAGGGCCCGGTGGTGCAGGTGCGCGAATCCGGCGGCCGGGTCACCGTCAACAGCGACGACAACCCGGCCGTGGCCTGGGACGGCCCGCTGGCGGTGCTGATCAACCGCGGTTCGGCCTCGGCCTCGGAGATCTTCGCCGGCGCCATCCAGGATTACGGACGCGGCCTGATCATCGGCGAGACCAGCTTCGGCAAGGGCACGGTGCAGAACATCGTCGACCTGGACCGCTGGCCGGCCAACGAGACCGACCGCTTCGGCCAGGTCAAGCTGACCATCGCCCAGTTCTTCCGGGTCAGCGGCAGCAGTACCCAGCACAAGGGCGTGGTGCCGGACATCGCGTTCCCGGCCAGCGTCGATGCCACCGAGTTCGGCGAGAGCACCTACCCCAACGCCTTGCCGTGGACCCGCATCGCCGCGGTGCCGCACACCCAGTACGGCAACTTCGCGCCGCTGCTGCCGAAGCTGGAGACGCTGCATGCCAGCCGCATCGCCAGCGACAAGGAATTCCAGTGGTGGGAAGAGGACGTGCAGCAGTTCCGCACCGAGGCGGCGAAGAAGTACGTGGTGCTCAACGAGGCCGAGCGCCGCGCCGAGCGCGAGAAGCAGGACGTGCAGCGCAAGCAGCGCCAGGAGATGCGCAAGCAGCTCGGGCTGCCGCTGGATCCGCTCGCCGACGACAGCAGCGACGACGGCCTGACCGGCAACGAACGCGACATCATCAAGGACGCCGCGCGCGAGAAGCTGGTCGACAAGCGCCCGGATCCGCTGCTGCGCGAGTCGGCCTCGATCCTGGCAGACGCGCTGAACCTGCTGGAAAAGGACCACCCGCTGTCGGTGCAGGTACTACCGCAGTCCACCGGCCCGGGGCGCTGGGCCGACTGA
- a CDS encoding DUF493 family protein produces the protein MDITSDNPDHGFQFPGVFELSAMGTANTGLETELPRLLAQAGVDVLEERISWKHSSNGKYVSVRIAFRAADRAQYDAAHLALREHPEVKWTL, from the coding sequence ATGGATATCACCTCGGACAACCCCGATCACGGCTTCCAGTTCCCCGGCGTCTTCGAGCTCAGCGCGATGGGCACCGCCAACACCGGGTTGGAGACCGAACTGCCGCGCCTGCTCGCCCAGGCGGGCGTGGACGTGCTGGAAGAGCGCATCAGCTGGAAGCATTCGTCCAACGGCAAGTACGTGTCGGTGCGGATCGCCTTCCGCGCCGCCGACCGCGCCCAGTACGACGCCGCGCATCTGGCGCTGCGCGAGCATCCGGAAGTGAAGTGGACGCTGTAG
- the lipA gene encoding lipoyl synthase: protein MTQPSARTIPLQVLSGDSAAAPAPLQAGVKQLGGDKINRSPVQFADAPVLRKPSWIRVRIPSGNAVQTLKAKLRENRLVTVCEEASCPNIHECFSHGTATFMILGEVCTRRCSFCDVAHGRPKPPDASEPASLAQTVADMGLRYVVVTSVDRDDLRDGGAQHFADCIGAIRAAAPATRIEILTPDFRGKGRMDRALEILATNPPDVFNHNIETVPDLYPNVRPGADYQWSLTLLQKFKAQHPSIATKSGIMLGLGETMEQVQATLRDLRAHDVDMVTIGQYLQPTAHHHPVMRYWTPDEYKALEEYGNALGFSHVASGPMVRSSYHADRQAAGAGVAA from the coding sequence ATGACCCAGCCCAGCGCACGCACCATCCCTCTGCAGGTCCTTTCCGGCGACAGCGCGGCCGCGCCCGCGCCGCTGCAGGCCGGCGTCAAGCAACTGGGCGGCGACAAGATCAACCGCTCGCCGGTGCAGTTCGCCGACGCGCCGGTGCTGCGCAAGCCGTCGTGGATCCGGGTACGGATCCCGTCCGGCAACGCGGTGCAGACGCTCAAGGCCAAGCTGCGCGAGAACCGCCTGGTCACGGTCTGCGAGGAAGCCAGCTGCCCGAACATCCACGAGTGCTTCAGCCACGGCACCGCCACCTTCATGATCCTGGGCGAAGTCTGCACCCGCCGCTGTTCGTTCTGCGACGTCGCCCATGGCCGGCCCAAGCCGCCGGACGCGAGCGAACCGGCCAGCCTGGCGCAGACCGTGGCCGACATGGGCCTGCGCTACGTGGTGGTGACCAGCGTCGACCGCGACGACCTGCGCGACGGCGGCGCCCAGCACTTCGCCGACTGCATCGGCGCGATCCGCGCCGCCGCGCCGGCCACCCGCATCGAGATCCTGACCCCGGACTTCCGCGGCAAGGGCCGCATGGACCGCGCGCTGGAGATCCTGGCGACCAATCCGCCGGACGTGTTCAACCACAACATCGAGACCGTGCCGGACCTGTACCCGAACGTGCGTCCCGGCGCCGACTACCAGTGGTCGCTGACCCTGCTGCAGAAGTTCAAGGCGCAGCACCCGTCGATCGCCACCAAGTCCGGGATCATGCTCGGCCTGGGCGAGACCATGGAGCAGGTGCAGGCCACGCTGCGCGACCTGCGCGCGCACGACGTGGACATGGTCACCATCGGCCAGTACCTGCAGCCGACCGCGCACCACCACCCAGTGATGCGCTACTGGACGCCGGACGAGTACAAGGCGCTGGAGGAGTACGGCAATGCGCTGGGCTTCAGCCACGTCGCCTCCGGGCCGATGGTGCGCTCGTCCTACCACGCCGATCGGCAGGCTGCCGGCGCCGGCGTCGCCGCCTGA
- a CDS encoding D-alanyl-D-alanine carboxypeptidase family protein, with protein sequence MKFRFAVAAVATFAVGLVSAQTPGPVPASPAAAATAPAAVAIPPAPKPAVSKSWVLMDYATGQVLAGENEHARVAPASITKVMTSYVIAAELKLGKIKRDDQVMLSERAWREGGAGTDGSYSGFPVNQTARLEDMEKGMAIQSGNDAAIALAEHAAGSEEAFASLMNNYAAKLGMTGSHFVNAHGLSAEGHYTTAYDLALLGRAMVRDYPETYAYNKIKEFKVGDITQQNRNLLLWRDPSVDGIKTGHTSEAGYCLLSSAQRGDQRLVAVVMGDSSEKQRAEDSLALLNWGFRFFETHRLYEPGKQVAQQRVWKGTEKEVLLGVAQPLLVGVPRGRYNELKPSIDVPKTLEAPIKQGQAIGTVKVSLDGKVIAQAPLVALKAVDEAGFFKRLWDSFWMWWEAE encoded by the coding sequence ATGAAATTCCGCTTTGCCGTCGCCGCCGTGGCCACCTTCGCCGTCGGCCTGGTTTCCGCGCAGACCCCCGGCCCGGTGCCGGCATCGCCTGCCGCCGCTGCCACCGCGCCCGCCGCCGTGGCGATTCCGCCGGCGCCCAAGCCGGCCGTGTCCAAGTCCTGGGTGTTGATGGACTACGCCACCGGCCAGGTGCTGGCCGGCGAGAACGAGCACGCGCGGGTGGCTCCGGCCAGCATCACCAAGGTGATGACCTCCTACGTGATCGCCGCCGAACTGAAGCTGGGCAAGATCAAGCGCGATGACCAGGTCATGCTCAGCGAGCGCGCCTGGCGCGAGGGCGGCGCCGGCACCGATGGCAGCTACAGCGGCTTCCCGGTCAACCAGACCGCGCGCCTGGAGGACATGGAAAAGGGCATGGCGATCCAGTCCGGCAACGACGCGGCGATCGCGCTGGCCGAACACGCCGCCGGCAGCGAGGAAGCCTTCGCGTCGCTGATGAACAACTACGCGGCCAAGCTCGGCATGACCGGCTCGCACTTCGTCAACGCCCACGGCCTGTCCGCCGAAGGCCACTACACCACCGCCTACGATCTGGCGCTGCTGGGCCGGGCGATGGTGCGCGACTATCCGGAGACCTACGCCTACAACAAGATCAAGGAGTTCAAGGTCGGCGACATCACCCAGCAGAACCGCAACCTGCTGCTGTGGCGCGACCCCAGCGTGGACGGCATCAAGACCGGGCACACCTCCGAGGCCGGCTACTGCCTGCTCAGTTCGGCGCAGCGCGGCGACCAGCGCCTGGTCGCAGTGGTGATGGGCGACAGCTCCGAGAAGCAGCGCGCCGAGGACAGCCTGGCGCTGCTGAACTGGGGCTTCCGTTTCTTCGAGACCCACCGCCTGTACGAGCCGGGCAAGCAGGTCGCGCAGCAGCGCGTGTGGAAGGGCACCGAGAAGGAAGTGCTGCTGGGCGTGGCGCAGCCGCTGCTGGTCGGCGTGCCGCGCGGCCGCTACAACGAACTGAAGCCGTCGATCGACGTGCCCAAGACCCTGGAAGCGCCGATCAAGCAGGGCCAGGCGATCGGCACGGTGAAGGTCTCGCTGGACGGCAAGGTGATCGCGCAAGCGCCGCTGGTGGCGCTGAAAGCGGTCGACGAGGCCGGCTTCTTCAAGCGCCTGTGGGACAGCTTCTGGATGTGGTGGGAAGCCGAGTGA
- the mltB gene encoding lytic murein transglycosylase B encodes MIRRSLICLITLGLVACATQPKAPPPPPQANALPQTVPRPPLPAGTAPEAVPAPPVDLTPVPFEIARANFVRDTAAKYGLDPAQIEATLAQAQFKDAIVAAMSRPAERVKPWNEYRPMFISQARIDGGRAFLSTHREELMRVQVRTGVPPEIIVAIIGVETSYGKNAGSYRVLDALYTLAFRYPRSGDPAKLEREVRRELFFRDELGQLFALGREENLDIATLIGSYAGAMGLGQFMPSSYRQFAVDGDGDGKRNLFTDYDDMFSSIANYFVKKGGWVRDGVVAVPATLRPGAEELNPTDWTPSYTLADLAARGYQPAAPVPAGATATPITLDGSAGKQYWLGFQNYYAITRYNISKMYAMAVYQLSQAIAGKELPPA; translated from the coding sequence ATGATTCGACGCTCGCTGATTTGCCTGATCACGCTTGGCCTGGTCGCATGCGCGACCCAGCCCAAGGCTCCGCCGCCGCCGCCGCAGGCCAACGCGCTGCCGCAGACCGTGCCGCGCCCGCCGCTGCCGGCCGGCACGGCGCCCGAGGCGGTGCCCGCGCCGCCGGTCGACCTGACCCCGGTGCCGTTCGAGATCGCGCGCGCCAACTTCGTCCGCGACACCGCCGCCAAGTACGGCCTGGATCCGGCGCAGATCGAGGCGACGCTGGCGCAGGCGCAGTTCAAGGATGCGATCGTGGCGGCGATGTCGCGCCCGGCCGAGCGGGTCAAGCCGTGGAACGAATACCGGCCGATGTTCATTAGCCAGGCGCGCATCGACGGCGGCCGCGCGTTCCTGTCCACGCATCGCGAAGAACTGATGCGGGTGCAGGTGCGCACTGGCGTGCCGCCGGAGATCATCGTCGCGATCATCGGCGTGGAGACCAGCTACGGCAAGAACGCCGGCAGCTACCGCGTGCTCGACGCGCTGTACACGCTGGCGTTCCGCTATCCGCGCAGCGGCGACCCGGCCAAGCTCGAGCGCGAAGTGCGCCGCGAGCTGTTCTTCCGCGACGAACTCGGCCAGCTGTTCGCGCTCGGCCGCGAAGAGAACCTGGACATCGCCACCCTGATCGGCAGCTACGCCGGCGCGATGGGCCTGGGCCAGTTCATGCCGTCCAGCTACCGCCAGTTCGCGGTGGACGGCGATGGCGACGGCAAGCGCAACCTGTTCACCGATTACGACGACATGTTCTCCTCGATCGCCAACTACTTCGTCAAGAAGGGCGGCTGGGTGCGCGACGGCGTGGTCGCAGTGCCGGCCACGCTGCGTCCCGGCGCCGAGGAACTCAATCCGACCGACTGGACCCCGAGCTACACGCTCGCCGACCTGGCCGCGCGCGGCTACCAGCCGGCCGCCCCGGTCCCGGCCGGCGCCACCGCCACCCCGATCACGCTCGACGGCAGCGCCGGCAAGCAGTACTGGCTCGGCTTCCAGAACTACTACGCGATCACCCGTTACAACATTTCCAAGATGTACGCGATGGCCGTGTACCAACTGTCCCAGGCCATCGCCGGCAAGGAGTTACCCCCGGCATGA
- the lipB gene encoding lipoyl(octanoyl) transferase LipB, giving the protein MQRFTDAREETSADELWVVEHEPVFTLGQAGKPEHVLAPGEIPVLHVDRGGQVTYHGPGQLVVYPLLDLRRLKIGVRDYVCRIEQALIDTLDEWNILGQRRDGAPGVYVGAAKVAALGIRVRRGCTFHGLSFNVAMDLEPFHRINPCGYQGLQVTSVLDLGGPSGMQAVKPVLLAQLARQFGLTLQPLDALPDLTLTHAA; this is encoded by the coding sequence ATGCAGCGCTTCACCGATGCGCGCGAGGAAACCAGCGCCGACGAGCTGTGGGTGGTCGAGCACGAACCGGTGTTCACCCTCGGCCAGGCCGGCAAGCCCGAGCACGTGCTGGCGCCCGGCGAGATCCCGGTGCTGCACGTGGACCGCGGCGGCCAGGTCACCTACCACGGCCCCGGCCAGTTGGTGGTGTACCCGCTGCTGGACCTGCGCCGGCTGAAGATCGGCGTGCGCGACTACGTGTGCCGGATCGAGCAGGCCCTCATCGACACGCTGGACGAATGGAACATCCTTGGCCAGCGCCGCGACGGCGCGCCCGGCGTCTACGTCGGCGCGGCCAAGGTCGCCGCGCTCGGCATCCGCGTGCGCCGCGGCTGCACTTTCCACGGCCTGTCGTTCAACGTGGCGATGGATCTGGAGCCGTTCCACCGCATCAATCCCTGCGGCTATCAGGGCCTGCAGGTGACCTCGGTGCTAGACTTGGGCGGTCCCTCCGGCATGCAGGCCGTCAAACCGGTGCTGCTGGCCCAACTGGCGCGCCAGTTCGGGCTGACCCTGCAGCCGCTCGACGCCTTGCCCGACCTCACGCTCACGCACGCGGCCTGA
- a CDS encoding lipid A deacylase LpxR family protein: protein MPSSRLPLALAVVLAIASLPAAAATDRCAGSALEDTPPTVNFRVDNDLFGGAGQDQGYTNGFGMTLVSPNLVDFTDDPCLPRLARAVNRYLERLHPGEFEQQNMVFSFGQAIFTPTDKTRRDLIRDDRPYAAVLAVNFGYNARNGDRLRTTQLLLGMVGPSAQGKQVQDAVHDALGDEKFLGWDNQLHDEPVFRLVHERMRRWPGDATVNADGWGWDAISHWGGALGTLQTHANAGGEVRFGWKLPDDFGSSPLRPAGENTAPPRYGMGRGWSAHLFLTSDASWVLRDITLDGNTFRDSHSVKKRPFVGEAGFGLAVMRGKWKFALARYWSTREFDLQKQTPVFGSFTISRRL from the coding sequence ATGCCGTCATCGCGCCTGCCTCTCGCCCTCGCCGTCGTGCTCGCCATCGCTTCGCTGCCCGCTGCCGCCGCCACCGACCGGTGCGCCGGCAGCGCACTGGAAGACACCCCGCCGACGGTGAACTTTCGCGTCGACAACGACCTGTTCGGCGGTGCCGGCCAGGACCAGGGCTATACCAACGGCTTCGGCATGACCCTGGTGTCGCCGAACCTGGTCGACTTCACCGACGACCCCTGCCTGCCGCGGCTGGCGCGGGCGGTCAACCGCTACCTGGAGCGCCTGCACCCGGGCGAGTTCGAGCAGCAGAACATGGTCTTCAGTTTCGGCCAGGCCATCTTCACCCCGACCGACAAGACCCGCCGCGACCTGATCAGGGACGACCGCCCCTACGCCGCCGTGCTGGCGGTGAACTTCGGCTACAACGCGCGCAATGGCGACCGCCTGCGCACCACCCAGTTGTTGCTGGGCATGGTCGGCCCGTCGGCGCAGGGCAAGCAGGTGCAGGACGCAGTGCACGACGCGCTCGGCGACGAGAAATTCCTCGGCTGGGACAACCAGTTGCACGACGAACCGGTGTTCCGCCTGGTGCACGAACGCATGCGCCGCTGGCCCGGCGACGCGACGGTCAACGCCGACGGCTGGGGCTGGGACGCGATCAGCCACTGGGGCGGCGCGCTCGGCACCTTGCAGACCCACGCCAACGCCGGCGGCGAAGTGCGCTTCGGCTGGAAACTGCCAGACGATTTCGGCAGCTCGCCGTTGCGCCCGGCCGGCGAGAACACCGCTCCGCCCCGCTACGGCATGGGCCGCGGCTGGTCCGCCCATCTGTTCCTGACCAGCGACGCGAGCTGGGTGCTGCGCGACATCACCCTGGACGGCAACACCTTCCGCGACAGCCACAGCGTGAAGAAGCGCCCCTTCGTCGGCGAGGCCGGTTTCGGCCTGGCGGTGATGCGCGGCAAGTGGAAGTTCGCGCTGGCGCGCTACTGGAGCACCCGCGAATTCGACCTGCAGAAACAGACGCCGGTGTTCGGCAGCTTCACGATCAGTCGGCGGCTGTGA
- a CDS encoding virulence factor family protein produces MKFLRFLLLLSVVLGLSGYALIRYYFPKGAMHSHGYGRVALTQPAGPPRGVVILFASGNRAQRQAAAARIAATGAVVATVDGDRYLMRLQRGGSGCGHAWHDAEQLSRHLQRDLHGDRYFLPMLAGTGTSATLAERIVGAAPAATLGGAIGIAPAPTEVCAGTAQASSAQGFVDLAAAPLGAAPETALAARVAAHLHAPGSGGALDDLPLTELPVRVPGAPLAIVLSGDGGWRDIDKGMAEALQQRGIAVVGWDSLRYFWRDKPPAQASADLARVIAHYQQRWHPQRILLVGYSFGATAMPFMYNRLPPAQRAQVGLLALFGVDRKADFQIRVRNWFDLGDANDAKPVLPEIARIAPSQLLCVYGDQEKDTVCPQLRDSGAKIVALHGGHHFDQHPAGLATIVDARWQQLAEDARQPVAALDAGHPRAGTVQPAPLRTPPGALQ; encoded by the coding sequence ATGAAATTCCTGAGATTCCTGTTGCTGCTGAGCGTCGTGCTGGGCCTGAGCGGCTATGCGCTGATCCGCTACTACTTTCCCAAGGGCGCCATGCACAGCCACGGCTACGGCCGGGTCGCGCTGACCCAGCCGGCCGGCCCGCCGCGGGGCGTGGTGATCCTGTTCGCCAGCGGCAACCGCGCGCAGCGCCAGGCGGCGGCAGCGCGCATCGCCGCGACCGGCGCGGTGGTCGCGACGGTCGATGGCGATCGCTATCTGATGCGCCTGCAGCGCGGCGGCAGCGGCTGCGGGCATGCCTGGCACGATGCCGAGCAGCTGAGCCGGCACCTGCAGCGCGACCTGCACGGCGACCGCTACTTCCTGCCGATGCTGGCCGGCACCGGCACCAGCGCGACCCTGGCCGAGCGCATCGTCGGCGCCGCGCCGGCGGCGACCCTGGGCGGCGCGATCGGCATCGCGCCGGCGCCGACCGAGGTCTGCGCCGGCACTGCGCAAGCCAGCAGCGCGCAAGGCTTCGTCGATCTCGCGGCGGCACCGCTGGGCGCGGCGCCGGAGACGGCGCTGGCCGCGCGCGTGGCCGCGCACCTGCACGCGCCGGGCAGCGGCGGCGCGCTCGACGACCTGCCGTTGACCGAACTGCCGGTGCGCGTGCCCGGCGCGCCGCTGGCGATCGTGCTGTCCGGCGACGGCGGCTGGCGCGATATCGATAAGGGCATGGCCGAGGCCCTGCAGCAGCGCGGCATCGCAGTGGTCGGCTGGGACAGCCTGCGCTACTTCTGGCGCGACAAGCCGCCGGCGCAGGCCAGCGCCGACCTGGCGCGGGTCATCGCCCACTACCAGCAGCGCTGGCACCCACAGCGCATCCTGCTGGTGGGCTATTCCTTCGGCGCCACCGCGATGCCGTTCATGTACAACCGGCTGCCGCCGGCGCAGCGCGCGCAGGTCGGCCTGCTGGCCTTGTTCGGCGTGGACCGCAAGGCCGATTTCCAGATCCGTGTGCGCAACTGGTTCGACCTGGGCGATGCCAACGACGCCAAGCCGGTGTTGCCGGAAATCGCGCGCATCGCGCCGTCGCAGCTGCTGTGCGTGTACGGCGACCAGGAGAAGGACACGGTGTGCCCGCAGCTGCGCGACAGCGGTGCGAAGATCGTCGCGCTGCACGGCGGCCACCATTTCGACCAGCACCCGGCCGGATTGGCGACGATCGTGGACGCGCGCTGGCAGCAGCTCGCGGAGGACGCACGCCAACCTGTCGCGGCACTGGATGCCGGGCATCCTCGCGCAGGCACGGTGCAACCCGCTCCGCTGCGCACCCCGCCCGGGGCGCTGCAATAG